One segment of Coffea arabica cultivar ET-39 chromosome 7c, Coffea Arabica ET-39 HiFi, whole genome shotgun sequence DNA contains the following:
- the LOC113697859 gene encoding auxin-induced protein PCNT115-like — translation MATAVRRIKLGSQGFEVSAQGLGCMGMSALYGIPKPEAEMIPLIHHAIDSGVTHLDTSDFYGPHTNEVLIGKALKGGYREKVQLATKFAIRVLEDGSMGGICGEPAYVRAACEASLRRLDVDYIDLYYVHRIDTRVPIEVTMGELKKLVEEGKIRYIGLSEASPDTIRRAHAVHPITAVQLEWSLWTRDAEDTVIPTCRELGIGIVAFSPLGRGFLASGRNLVQNLVDNDYRKSLPRFQPENVENNLETFEQVNEMALRKGCTPSQLALAWVHHQGDDVCPIPGTTKLENLNNNIKALSVKLTPEEMAALESISNAIKGERNKYMVLTWRHADTPPLSSWKPI, via the exons ATGGCAACTGCAGTGAGGAGGATCAAGCTGGGCTCCCAAGGCTTTGAAGTCTCTGCACAAGGACTCGGATGCATGGGCATGTCTGCTCTCTATGGCATTCCTAAGCCAGAGGCTGAAATGATCCCACTCATACATCATGCCATAGATAGTGGTGTCACCCATCTTGACACTTCCGACTTCTATGGTCCTCACACCAACGAAGTTCTCATAGGCAAG GCTTTGAAGGGAGGATATAGGGAGAAAGTGCAGTTAGCTACCAAGTTCGCGATAAGAGTACTAGAAGATGGAAGCATGGGAGGTATCTGTGGTGAACCAGCATATGTTAGAGCAGCATGTGAAGCTAGTCTGAGGCGTCTGGATGTTGATTACATTGATCTCTATTACGTTCATCGTATTGACACTCGTGTGCCTATAGAAGTCACG ATGGGAGAACTGAAGAAGCTGGTTGAAGAGGGAAAAATAAGATACATAGGGCTCTCAGAGGCCTCACCTGATACCATTAGAAGGGCTCATGCAGTTCATCCAATAACAGCAGTTCAACTGGAGTGGTCTTTGTGGACACGAGATGCAGAAGACACTGTTATTCCCACTTGCAG GGAGCTTGGAATTGGCATTGTTGCTTTTAGTCCCTTAGGAAGGGGATTCTTGGCGTCTGGTAGAAATTTGGTGCAGAACCTGGTTGATAATGACTACCGAAAG AGCCTCCCCAGATTTCAGCCAGAGAATGTTGAGAACAATCTGGAAACCTTTGAGCAGGTCAATGAAATGGCCTTGAGGAAGGGGTGTACACCATCTCAGCTAGCATTGGCATGGGTTCATCATCAAGGAGATGATGTTTGTCCGATTCCAGGAACAACCAAGTTGGAAAACCTCAACAACAATATCAAAGCTTTAAGCGTGAAGCTAACACCAGAGGAAATGGCTGCGCTTGAGTCCATTTCTAATGCAATTAAGGGCGAAAGGAACAAGTACATGGTCCTTACATGGAGACACGCCGATACTCCACCCCTGTCCTCCTGGAAACCTATATGA
- the LOC140010588 gene encoding RPW8-like protein 3: MAVNLIGDTAFGMVFNGLVEAVLEATTRVTTFSSSLNSLKTTLAPLKCYFDQVETLNGKLHSPQRETDMFILRLAEGESLVRKCTRIKWWNLYKKYSYSKKIADLERSLIRFFQLDVQAEMVRDHKMLLVGEADLHEQLNAVNHRLDRLLSVVKNHQRSRDSKQKAIYSRKNVSNYLQQVGMEKQMAKKTKSGEERFEEYLSKVKEGKDKIAAGALLPY, translated from the exons ATGGCTGTAAATCTGATTGGAGACACTGCTTTTGGGATGGTTTTTAATGGACTGGTGGAAGCAGTTTTAGAAGCAACCACCAGAGTGACTACGTTCAGTTCCAGCCTCAACAGTTTGAAGACAACTCTTGCTCCACTCAAGTGTTACTTCGATCAAGTGGAGACGCTGAATGGGAAGCTGCACAGCCCTCAGAGAGAAACAGACATGTTCATCCTTCGTTTAGCAGAAGGGGAGAGTCTCGTGCGCAAATGCACAAGAATCAAGTGGTGGAATTTGTACAAGAAGTACTCCTATTCCAAGAAAATCGCTGATTTGGAACGCTCCCTCATTCGATTCTTTCAACTGGATGTGCAAGCGGAGATGGTCAGGGACCATAAGATGCTCTTGGTCGGGGAGGCTGATCTGCACGAGCAATTGAATGCTGTCAACCACAGACTTGATCGACTACTTTCTGTTGTCAAGAAC CACCAGAGGAGCAGAGACTCGAAGCAGAAGGCCATCTACAGCAGGAAGAACGTGTCGAATTATCTGCAGCAAGTTGGGATGGAGAAACAGAtggccaagaaaacaaagagtGGAGAAGAAAGGTTTGAGGAGTATCTGTCCAAGGTGAAGGAAGGCAAGGACAAAATTGCTGCTGGTGCATTGCTTCCATATTAG